GTAAGCGCCATGCGTGATCAGGTGCAGCAGCATCTCCTCGCGGCTCATGCAGCCGGCGTCGCCGTCGGTGAAGCGAAAGTGCAGCAGCTCCTGGCGCTGGGCGGGGCTCAGGCCGCGCACATGCGCCTGCAGCCAGTCATTGGTGGCGGCCACCTCGGTGCGCAGGGCCTCCAGCGTCGGGGTCTCCACCGTGTTGGTGGCCTCAAAGGGGGCGGCCTCGCCGGCCAGATGGGCGCGGAACAGGCGGTCCACCACATGGATGTGATTGAGGGTTCGCAGACTGGCGTGCAGCGTGTCGGCGTGCTCGGGGCCGAGCTGGGCCAGGCCTGCCAACAGCTCGGCGTCGGCCCAGGCCTTGTAGGCGAACAGGGATTGCAGGGTGTCGGTGCTCATGGCCGTTCATCATGGCAGCGCTTTGATGTTTTCTTGATGCCCGTTGGCGAGCATGTGGGCGTTCTCAACTGCTGCAAGGCGAGTCGCCATGAAGATCCATCAAGCTTTTTCCGCTCTGGTGCTGGGGTGTGTTGCCCTGGCCGCCCAGGCCAGTCCCAAGGTGCTGCTGGTGCTCAGCAGCGAAGGCCGTGACGCGGGCAAGACTCGCCCCGGCTTCGAGATGGATGAATACGCGCTGGCCTATCAGGTGCTGCGCGCCAACGGCCTGCAGATCGAGGTGGCCAGCCCGGCCGGCGGTGCGGTCGAGGCCGACAAGTTCAACCCGGAGGATGACCACATCAAGGCCCTGCCGCCCGAGGCCCTTGCGCTGCTGAAGGCTACTCGTCGCACCGGCGAGTTGAAGGTGGGCGAGCACCAGGCGATCTTCGTGGTGGGTGGCAAGGGGGCGATGTTCGACCTGCCGCGTGACCCCGCTCTGGCCCATCTGTTGGGGGCCCATGTGCAGCGCGGTGGCGTGCTGGCGGCGGTCTGCCACGGGTCGGCAGCGTTTGCTGAGGTCAGGATTGAGGGGCGCCCCTTGGTGCAAGGTCGCCGGGTTACCGGCTTCACGGACGAAGAGGAGGCGGTGTTCGGCAAGCGCTGGGCCAAGGAGTACCCCTTCTGGCTGGAGCAGCGCTTGCGCGAACAGGGCGCGCGTTGGGAGGAGGCTGCGCTGATGAGCCCCAAGGTGGTGGTGGATGGCCGTCTGGTGACCGGCCAGAACCCCTTCTCCACGGCCCAAGCGGCCGAAGAGTTGGTGCGCCTGCTGGGCCAGAAGCCCGTGGCGCGCACGCCCTTCAAGGAGGAAGCCAGCATGAATTTGGTGACACGCTGGCTGGGCGGCGAGAAACAGGCGGTGCGGGCGGCGCTGCAGGCCGAGCCGCAGAAATACAAGGCCGACCTGATCGCCATGCTGGGCGTCTACCAGTTCAAATCGGCCGCCGACGACACCGCTCGCCGCCAGGCCCTTGCCGTGATGGAACTTGCCCAGCCCCACTTCGAGCACCCGCGTTTGCGTTTGACCCTGGCCCAGGCGCATGCAGCGCTGGGCGAAGCCGCCGCCGCCCGCCGCTTGCTGCAGGCTTTGCTGGCCGAGCCCAAGTTGGCGACGCAGGATCGCAACGAGGCGCAGAAGAGCCTGGAGGCTTTGCCGAGCTGATGAGCCGCCTGCCTCTGCACATCCTGGTGGTGGAAGACCACGCCCCCTTGCGTGAGCAGGTGGCAGCGGCCCTGCGCGCGGCCGGCCATCGGGTGGAGGAGGCGGCCGATGGCCGACTGGGCCTGCAGCAGGCGGTGCAGGATCTGCCCGATGTGCTGGTGCTGGACCTGGGCCTGCCGGGCCTGGACGGCCTGCGCCTGTGCGAACGCCTGCGCGAGCAGGCGGCCCGCCATGTGCCGGTCTTGATGCTGACCGCCCGCGATGCCCTGACCGATAAATTGGCCGGCTTCGAGGCTGGCGCTGACGACTACCTCGTCAAGCCATTTGCCGCCGAGGAGCTGCTGGCGCGCGTGCGGGCGCTGGGCGCACGCCGCCTAGCCGGCGCGCAGCATTGCTTGCAGATCGGGCCGCTGCGCCTGGACCGCCGCAGCGGTGAGGCCTGGCGCGACGGGCAGCTGTTGGCGCTGCCGCCCACGCCGGCGGCCATCCTGCGCCTGCTGGCCGAGGCCTACCCTCGGGCGCTCACGCGCAGCGAGCTGACTCACCGCCTGTGGGCCGATGAGGCGCCGGAGTCTGACCCCTTGCGCAGCCACATCCACCTGCTGCGCCAGGTGTTGGATCGGCCCTTCGCGGCGCCGCCCCTGCTGCGCACGGTGCACGGGCTGGGCTTTCGCTTGGTGGTCGAGGCATGAGCTACAGCCGGCGATTGATGCTGGCCTTCTGGGCCTTGGCCTTGCTGATCTGCGCGCTGTTCAGTCTTTTTGCCATGGCCTTTGCCTACACGGTGGAGGACCGATTCCTGGATCGGCAGCTGGCCCAGGAGGCGGCCCGCCTGCAAGCTGGGCGCGACGCGACGGGACAGTGGCCGCCGCCCAGTGCGCCGCAGTACCGCCTTCTGCTGCAGGCCCGCGAGCTGCCGGATGGCGTGGCCGACCAACTGGCGGCGGAACCCGGCCGGCGCGAGTTCGCCGGTTCGCAGGGCCGCCACTATCACTTGCTGAAGCTGGAGGAGGCTTGGCTGCTGGCCGAGGTGAGCGACTGGCTGGTGGTGCGTCCGCAGCGCGAGGGTTTGCTCACCTGGCTGGCCCTGTGGGCCTTGGGTGCCACCTTGCTGGCTTTGGCCCTGGGCGCCTGGCTGGCGCGACGCATGGCGGGGCCGTTGGAGCGCTTGGTGCAGCGCTTGCAGCAGGGGCGGCCCGAGCAGCTGCCGCAGGGCCTGGCGCAAGGGCTGGCGCAGGATGAGCTTGGCACCCTGGCCCGCACCTTGGACGCCCTGCATGCCCGCACCCAGGCCTTCATAGCGCGCGAACAGGCCTTCACGCGCGATGTCAGCCACGAACTGCGCACCCCGCTGGCGGTGCTGAAGATGGGCCTGGACCCGCAGCAGACGCGGCTGTGTGCCGCCACCGCGGCGCTGGAGCAAACCCTGGACACCCTGCTGCTGTTGGCTCGCGAGGATCTGCCCCAGCCGGTCGAGCCGACCGCGCTGCTGCCGCTGGTGGAGCAATGGGCCATCGACACCTTGCCGACGGACGACACGGACGTGGCGCTGCAGGTGGATTTGCAGGCCGGCGACCGCCTGGCCCTGCCCCCGGAGGTGCTGCGCCTGGTGCTCGCCAATCTGTTGGGCAACGCCTGCGCCCATGGGCTGGGTCGGGTGCGGGTGAGCTTCGAGGCTGGGGTGCTGTGCATCCGCAACCCCAGCGCGGCCTTGCCGGCGGGCCTGGGGCAGGCCTTTGTGAAGGGCGAGGGCAGTGCGGGCTTTGGCCTGGGTTTGAGCATCGTGCGCCGGCTGCTGGAGCGCCACGGCGCCCAGCTCGACATCGGTCACGAAGCCGGCGAGACCGAGGTGCGCGTCAGCTTGGGAGGGTCTGCAAACCCCGTGCAGCCCGCGTTTGCGAGAGAACCGGCCGGATCGTAGGCGGCGCGCGAAGGTCGGACTTGATGTCCGACGGCCGAGCGCGCCAACGACCGAGACGGCCGGTTATCTCGCAAACCCATGCGGGCCAAAGACTTTTCGGGCGATGGCCGGCGTTGCAAGCCTTGCTCAGGCCACCAGCCTGAGCTGTGGCTCGCGCCTTGGCCTTCATCCCGAAAAGTCTTGGCGCGGGCGCAGGGGGCTTTGCAGACCCTCCCTTGCAGGCAGTGGGCCAAGTACCGCGCTGAGGCGCGCCGCGCCCAAAGGCGTCAGCGCCAGCGCGCGTTCGCCGCTACGGGTCTGCAGCCATTGCTGCTCCAAGGCATGGGCCAGCAGCGCGCGCGGCCAGGGTCCGGCCAGGTGGTCGCGGCGCTCGCTCCAGTCCAGGCAGGCGTGGGCCACGGCGGCGGTGCGGCGGCGCCAGGGTTCGGGGTCCATACCCAGCGCGGCCATGGCGGTCAGGCCGGCATCGGCCAAGCGGTAGTTCGACGCCTCGTCCGGCACCAGCCAGCCATCAGCCAGGCAGTGTTGGGCCAGGCAGACCCCCAGGCGGCCGGCCAGATGGCCATAGCAGCGGCGGGCGTAGCGCAGCTCGCTCTGCCGCAGCCAGGGGCTGGTGCCGCGCTGGCGATCGGCCACCAACTGCAACGCCTGCAGGGCCTGGGCCACGTCGGCATCGGCCAGCCGGTAATAGCGATGACGGCCGCGCGGCTCGCAGACCAGCCAGCCGGCGTCCAGCAACTTGCGCAGGTGTGCGCTGGCGGTGGCTGCGCCCACGCCGGCGGCGCGCGCCAGCTCGCTCGCGCTGGCCAGCTCACCGCTGAGCAGATGGCTGAGCATGGCGGCGCGGCTGGGGTCGGCGATCAGGGTGGCGAGGGGCTGCAAGTTGCACGGGGCTTGGTCTCTTTCGTTCAGCCCGTAGTCTCGAAGAACCTGGGCCACGCGCAGCCGGTAGTCGGTAAACAGGCCGGCGCGCCCGGCGGCCTGGGCGGCCCGGTGCTCGCCCTGCTCGCGCCAGGCCCGCACGCTGGATTCGTCGGTCCAGAAGCTCAGGGACAGCAGCTTGCCGGGCTGGCTCAGGCTCTCGAAGCGTTCGATGGACAGAAAGCCGGGCATCCTTGACAAGGATTCGCGCAGGGCGGCAGCCTGGGCCAGGTAGTCGGCCTGTGTGTCGGGCGCGAGCTCGACTTCAAAGATCACCGCGATCATGCCGGCTGCACCGGTTCGGTGAAGGTGCGCTGCTCGACGCGAATGAAGCGCTCCTTCGCCGCAAAGGCGAAGTTGGCCTGAGCCTCGGGGTCGGCTTTGAGGCGTTGGCGATAGGTCTCGTAGGTAGCCAGGCTGTCAAAGCCAATCAGGCCCCAGGCCTCAGTGTTGCTGCCCTCGTGCGGCAGCCAATAACCCAGCAGCTTGCCCCCTAGGCGCGGAATGATGTGCAACCACGCCTGGGCATAGCGGCGGAAGTCTTCCTTCTGGAAGGGTTCGATTTCGTAGCGAATGAAACAGGTGATCGTCATGGCGGGTTCCTCATGCAGAGCCGCCATGTTCGGGGCCGGGCCGCCCTCAAGACTTCGTTGCAGAACGAAGCATCAGCCCGCGGGCTCCAGGGCCAGGGTCCATTGGTGGCGGTCTTCAAAGGGCAGCAGGAACAGCATCCGCCCGGTTTCCCGGAAGGTTCCCTCCAGCATCAGGCGCCCATCGTTGGAGCGGTAGACCCGCAGGCCGCGATGGTGACGCACTTGGCCGGGCAGGATGGGCACGCCCCGCACGGGGACTTCCTGCTCATGGCTCAGCACCCCGTCCTGCCATTGCACACCTGGGCCGGGTGCGTGGAGCGCCAGGCTGCGCTCGACCCATTGGCCGTCGCGGTGCTGCCAGCGCCAGTTGAGGGTTTCGCGGGTTTGGCTCAGGGTCAGCAAGGAGTCCGGCTGCAGCGCCTCCAAGTCCACCCAGGGATTGGGGAAGTGCTGGGCACGCTGGGTGCCGAGACCTCGAAAGCGGTAGCTGCCGCTCAAGGACGTCATCGCGTTCTGCGTTCGGGCGGGTGGTGTCTGCGCGCAGGCTGTCAAAGACAAAACGGCGGCGCCCAATAGGTAGTGACGCCGGTTCAGGCGATCACACTCCATAGAAGTGGAATTCCGTTTCCGGGCGTTTGCCGCTCATCAAGAGTGCCAGAGCCTGCCCGCTGCCCGCCCCATGGGTCCAGCCCAGGGTGCCGTGGCCGCAGTTCAGCCATAGGTTGCTCAAGCGCTTGCTGCGCCCGATGTAGGGAATGTTGGTGGGCGTGCTGGGGCGCAGGCCGGTCCAGTAATTGGGCTCGCTCAGATCGGCCACGCCGGGGAACAGCTCTTCATAGCGCTGCACCAGCGCGGCGCAGCGGGTGCGGGCGGTGGGGGTGTCCAGGCGGGTGTCCAGTCCCACCAGCTCGGCCGTGCCGGCGATGCGGATCTGGTTGCCCAGGCGGCTGATGGCGATCTTGCGCGTGTCGTCCAGCAGGCTGACGGTGCTGGCCGCCTCGGGGCGCTTGAGATTCAGAGTGGCCGAGTAGCCCTTGGCCGGGTAGATGTTCAGGCAATCGGCCACCGGATTGACCAGGCCGGGCGCGTAGCTGGCCAGGGCCACCACATAGGCGTCGGCCTTGAGGGTCTCGGTCTGCCCATCGGGATTGCGGACGCGCACGCCGCTGATCTGCTGGCCTTGCTTTTCCAGCGCCAGGATGTGTGTGTTGAAGCGCTTGACGGCGCCGCGCTCAAAGCACTTTTGTGCCAGCTTCTGGGTAAAGACCAGGGCGTCACCGCTCTCGTCGCTGGGCGTGTAGGTGCCGCCAAAGATGTTCGGTCCAAAACGAGCCAGTGCCGGTTCGACCTTCAGCACCTCGTCGCGGCTCAGCACGCGCCGGTCCACGCCGTGGCGACGCATCACCTCGGCGCCGGCGGCGCCGTTGTCCAAATCCTGCTGGCTGCTGAAGAAATGCAGGATGCCCTTCTCCAGTCGGTTGTACTCAATGCCGGTGGCCGGCACCAACTCCTTGAGGCAGGCGTGGCTGTAACGGCCCAGTTGAACCAACTCTTCGACGTTTCGCTCAAAGCTGGCGGTGGTGCACTGCATCAGGAAGCCCAGGCCATAGCGCATCTGGGCCAGCTCCAGGCGGGGCCGGAACAGCAGCGGGGAGTCATCCTTCAGCAGCCACTTGGCCACCTTGATGGGCACCCAGGCATTGGCCCAGGGCTCACAGAAGCTGACCGAAATCTGCGCGCCATTGGCATAGCTGGTTTCGAGGGCGGCGTCGCTCTGGCGATCCACTAGGACCACCTCATGCCCGCACTCCAACAAATACCAGGCGGTGCTGACGCCCACGATGCCGGCGCCCAGTACGACCACTTTCATGGCGTCTCCTTGTCTTGATGGGGCGCACGTTAGCTGATCTGCTTCGCAGGCCTGGATGACGTAGGAATGACAGAAGTCAGGCCCCGAAGCAGGTGTGCGGTTTTGCCAACTGCGGGGGCTTTCTCACCCAAATTGGGGGTGGGCTTTTTCCCGGCGCGGAGCACACTGCAGTCATGCTTCAACAGCGCCAACCGGGTTTGTCAACCGGGTGAGTGCTAGGAGCGCTTCAGTGCAAGTCTGTAGAGCTTCACGCAATTGAGAGGTACCCCATGCGACTCGCTCCCGCACTGCGTTTTCTGCGTCGCCGCTCTGCGCCGGTGGTGCATCCCCACGATCCTGCCGACCTGGGTACCGCGTTCGGCATGGAGGCCACCCTGGAAGAGGATGGCGACTTTGAAACCCGCAGCAAGGGCTATGCGGTACTGGAAAGCCAGCGCGCCCACCCATCCGTCGAGAGCCCGATGGACTGGGTGCGCAAGCGCCGGCCCAATAGCTGAGGTTTAGCGGATCAGCAGCACCGGCACCTCGGATTGCGCCAGCACCTTGGTGCTGATGGAGCCGAGCACCAAACCGCGCAAGGCGCTGTGGCCGTGGCTGCCCATCATGATGAGGTCGTGCTTGCCCTTGGCCGCCACGCTGGCGATGACATCGGCAGCATGGCCGATCTTGTAGACAAACTCGGCCTCGACCCCCTGCTTGGCGAAGAAAGTGCGCAGGGGCTTGAACACTTTCTCGGCCTCGTCCTGGTAGTAGGCCTGCAGCGTTTCCTTGGCGATCACGGCGGCGGCTCGTGGCGGCACGGCGGGTACCACGGTGAGCAAGGTGTAGCGGTGTTGGCTACCCAGCCATTCATCGTGGGTGGTCAGGTAGGCCAGGGCCTTCTTGGTGTAGGGGCTGCCGTCGACGGCGACGAGGACTTTCATGGGGCGCTCCAGGGGATGACGGGACGCAGTGTGCCCGTGGCCCGCATGGCCCTATTTGCTTGGGGTCAAACTGTCAGGCCCAGCGCTTCGATGAAGCCATCCTGCTCGCCCTTGCCGGCATAGCCGCGTGCATTGGCCACCACGCGGCAGCGGCCCATCCGGTAGTCGTGTCGGCAGTGCAGATGGCCGTGCAGCCACAAGTCAGCCTGCGGCAAGAGGGCATCCAGCGCGCTGCAAAAACCCGCCGTGCCGGGCGTCAGGCCATAGCGTGGGTCTGCACTCAGGCCGCTGGGCGCAAAGTGGGTGACGACGACGGTACGGCCCTCGAAGGGCTGGGCCAAGGCGGCGCGCAGCCAGTCCTGGTCGGCCAGGGCCAGTTCGCGCAGGCGTTCGGCCAACATGGGCTTGTCGTCTTCCAGGGCGCTGAAGCGGCGCAGGTAGAAGTTGGCGGCGCGGTAGGCCTTGTCGCGCGCCTTGAGTTGGGCCGCCATGGGGCTGCGGGGATCGACCAGCAGGTCGAAGTCGGCCCATAGCGTGCAGCCCAGGAAGCGGACGCCGTCGATGACGATCAGCTCGCGGTCCAGCCACTCAATGCCGAGCCGCTCGCAGCAGGCCCGCAGTTGGGTTTGCGCCTGCGGCCAGGGCAGGCCGTCGTACTCGTGGTTGCCGGGCACATAGAGCACCCGCTTCCAGGGGGCGCCCAGGCGCGGTGAGAAACGGCTCAAGCCCCAATCGGCGTCGGGGCCAAAGGGCAGCAGGTGCGAGCCGGCCTGGTAGGAGCCGATATCGCCCGCCAGCACCAGCACATTCGCGTCGGGCACGACCTGGGGCTGGAACGCGGGGTCGCGCTCCAGATGCAGGTCGCTGAACAGCTGGAGGCGCAGATCAGGTCGCCCCGTGGCAGGCCTTGAACTTCTTGCCGCTGCCGCAGTGGCAGGGGTCATTGCGACCCAGCTTGGGCGTTTCGTGGCGCACCGGCTCGACGCGGTAGCGCTCGCTCTCGGTCAGGCTGTCGATCTCGACCACGGCCAGCACCATGTCCTCGACCGCCTGGTCCAGGGTCTTGAGCGGGTGCTCGGCATCCAGCTCGGCCATGGCGGCGCGCTCGTCGTCGTCGCTGCAGGGCAGGTGGCGCGCCACGCGGTCCATGGCCAGCTCGATGGCCTCGTCGGTCATGCTGAGCAGGCCGTTCGGGAAGGTGTTCAGCGCCGTGACGAAGCCGCTGGCAAAGGGCACCAGGGGCTTGGAGTAGTCGGGCAGGGTGGCGAAGGCGGGGTCCGGATCGGGCTCCTCGGTGCCGTCCAGTTGCAGCACGATGGGGTCAAACCACTGGTCTTCGGCCAAGGCCTTGCGCAGCGCGGCGTGGCGGCGCTCGATCAGCTCGGTGGTGCGTGCCAGCCAGGCCGGATCGGTGTCGGCCGGCAGCTCGCGGGCCTCGGCATCGAACACATAAGCCAGCCAGTCGGCGGTCTTCAGCAGGTCGGGCTGCACCAGCACGCCGCACAGAAAGCCGTCCAGCATGGCGACATCCATCGCCTCCAACTCGCCAGGGGCGTTCTGGAGCAGGGTGTCGAGTTCGTCGAATTCTTGGGGGGTCAGATCTTTGGCCATGGAGCGATTGTCCTTGCTGAAACGAAAACGCCCGCACTGGGGCGGGCGTTTGATGGGGCGCCTCTAGATCAGTGCGCGGCCAGGCGCGCTTCGATCTGGGCCTTGGTGGCTGGCAGCTCGGCGGGCAGGCGCAGCGCCAGTTGCTGGAACAGCTCGTCGTGCAGCTTCAACTCGGCCAGCCAGTCGGCCTTGTTGATGTGGGTGACGGTCTCGTAATGGGCGTGGGTGAAGTCCAGGCCGGTCCAGTTCAGCTCGTCGTACTTCGGGCTGATGCCGAAGGCGTTCTCGCTGCCGGCGGCCTTGCCGTCGATGCGGTCCAGCATCCAGGCCAGTACGCGCATGTTGTCGCCATAGCCGGGCCAGACGAACTTGCCATCGGCGCCCTTGCGGAACCAGTTGACGCAGAAGATGGCCGGGGCCTTGTCGCCCAGCTTGGCGCCCATCTTCAGCCAGTGCGCAAAGTAGTCGCTCATGTTGTAGCCCATGAAGGGCAGCATGGCGAAGGGGTCGCGGCGCACCACGCCCTGCTGGCCGAAGGCAGCGGCGGTGGTCTCGCTGCCCATGGTGGCGGCCATGTAGACGCCCTCGTTCCAGTTGCGGGCCTGGGTGCACAGGGGCACGGTGGTGCTGCGACGGCCGCCGAAGATGAAGGCGTCGATGGTCACGCCATTGGGGTTGTCCCACTCGGCGTCCAGGGCCGGGTTGTTGGTGGCGGCAATGGTGAAGCGGGCGTTGGGGTGGGCCGCCTTGCGGCCACTGACCTTGGCCTCGGCCGGGGT
Above is a window of Inhella inkyongensis DNA encoding:
- a CDS encoding DinB family protein, with product MSTDTLQSLFAYKAWADAELLAGLAQLGPEHADTLHASLRTLNHIHVVDRLFRAHLAGEAAPFEATNTVETPTLEALRTEVAATNDWLQAHVRGLSPAQRQELLHFRFTDGDAGCMSREEMLLHLITHGAYHRGNVGQRLKDIGIAPPRDLYTRHLHLAYPQRRTS
- a CDS encoding type 1 glutamine amidotransferase domain-containing protein, with translation MKIHQAFSALVLGCVALAAQASPKVLLVLSSEGRDAGKTRPGFEMDEYALAYQVLRANGLQIEVASPAGGAVEADKFNPEDDHIKALPPEALALLKATRRTGELKVGEHQAIFVVGGKGAMFDLPRDPALAHLLGAHVQRGGVLAAVCHGSAAFAEVRIEGRPLVQGRRVTGFTDEEEAVFGKRWAKEYPFWLEQRLREQGARWEEAALMSPKVVVDGRLVTGQNPFSTAQAAEELVRLLGQKPVARTPFKEEASMNLVTRWLGGEKQAVRAALQAEPQKYKADLIAMLGVYQFKSAADDTARRQALAVMELAQPHFEHPRLRLTLAQAHAALGEAAAARRLLQALLAEPKLATQDRNEAQKSLEALPS
- a CDS encoding response regulator transcription factor; the encoded protein is MSRLPLHILVVEDHAPLREQVAAALRAAGHRVEEAADGRLGLQQAVQDLPDVLVLDLGLPGLDGLRLCERLREQAARHVPVLMLTARDALTDKLAGFEAGADDYLVKPFAAEELLARVRALGARRLAGAQHCLQIGPLRLDRRSGEAWRDGQLLALPPTPAAILRLLAEAYPRALTRSELTHRLWADEAPESDPLRSHIHLLRQVLDRPFAAPPLLRTVHGLGFRLVVEA
- a CDS encoding sensor histidine kinase, encoding MSYSRRLMLAFWALALLICALFSLFAMAFAYTVEDRFLDRQLAQEAARLQAGRDATGQWPPPSAPQYRLLLQARELPDGVADQLAAEPGRREFAGSQGRHYHLLKLEEAWLLAEVSDWLVVRPQREGLLTWLALWALGATLLALALGAWLARRMAGPLERLVQRLQQGRPEQLPQGLAQGLAQDELGTLARTLDALHARTQAFIAREQAFTRDVSHELRTPLAVLKMGLDPQQTRLCAATAALEQTLDTLLLLAREDLPQPVEPTALLPLVEQWAIDTLPTDDTDVALQVDLQAGDRLALPPEVLRLVLANLLGNACAHGLGRVRVSFEAGVLCIRNPSAALPAGLGQAFVKGEGSAGFGLGLSIVRRLLERHGAQLDIGHEAGETEVRVSLGGSANPVQPAFAREPAGS
- a CDS encoding antibiotic biosynthesis monooxygenase; amino-acid sequence: MIAVIFEVELAPDTQADYLAQAAALRESLSRMPGFLSIERFESLSQPGKLLSLSFWTDESSVRAWREQGEHRAAQAAGRAGLFTDYRLRVAQVLRDYGLNERDQAPCNLQPLATLIADPSRAAMLSHLLSGELASASELARAAGVGAATASAHLRKLLDAGWLVCEPRGRHRYYRLADADVAQALQALQLVADRQRGTSPWLRQSELRYARRCYGHLAGRLGVCLAQHCLADGWLVPDEASNYRLADAGLTAMAALGMDPEPWRRRTAAVAHACLDWSERRDHLAGPWPRALLAHALEQQWLQTRSGERALALTPLGAARLSAVLGPLPAREGLQSPLRPRQDFSG
- a CDS encoding NIPSNAP family protein, producing MTITCFIRYEIEPFQKEDFRRYAQAWLHIIPRLGGKLLGYWLPHEGSNTEAWGLIGFDSLATYETYRQRLKADPEAQANFAFAAKERFIRVEQRTFTEPVQPA
- a CDS encoding D-amino acid dehydrogenase; the protein is MKVVVLGAGIVGVSTAWYLLECGHEVVLVDRQSDAALETSYANGAQISVSFCEPWANAWVPIKVAKWLLKDDSPLLFRPRLELAQMRYGLGFLMQCTTASFERNVEELVQLGRYSHACLKELVPATGIEYNRLEKGILHFFSSQQDLDNGAAGAEVMRRHGVDRRVLSRDEVLKVEPALARFGPNIFGGTYTPSDESGDALVFTQKLAQKCFERGAVKRFNTHILALEKQGQQISGVRVRNPDGQTETLKADAYVVALASYAPGLVNPVADCLNIYPAKGYSATLNLKRPEAASTVSLLDDTRKIAISRLGNQIRIAGTAELVGLDTRLDTPTARTRCAALVQRYEELFPGVADLSEPNYWTGLRPSTPTNIPYIGRSKRLSNLWLNCGHGTLGWTHGAGSGQALALLMSGKRPETEFHFYGV
- a CDS encoding universal stress protein, which codes for MKVLVAVDGSPYTKKALAYLTTHDEWLGSQHRYTLLTVVPAVPPRAAAVIAKETLQAYYQDEAEKVFKPLRTFFAKQGVEAEFVYKIGHAADVIASVAAKGKHDLIMMGSHGHSALRGLVLGSISTKVLAQSEVPVLLIR
- a CDS encoding metallophosphoesterase, with the protein product MRLQLFSDLHLERDPAFQPQVVPDANVLVLAGDIGSYQAGSHLLPFGPDADWGLSRFSPRLGAPWKRVLYVPGNHEYDGLPWPQAQTQLRACCERLGIEWLDRELIVIDGVRFLGCTLWADFDLLVDPRSPMAAQLKARDKAYRAANFYLRRFSALEDDKPMLAERLRELALADQDWLRAALAQPFEGRTVVVTHFAPSGLSADPRYGLTPGTAGFCSALDALLPQADLWLHGHLHCRHDYRMGRCRVVANARGYAGKGEQDGFIEALGLTV
- a CDS encoding UPF0149 family protein yields the protein MAKDLTPQEFDELDTLLQNAPGELEAMDVAMLDGFLCGVLVQPDLLKTADWLAYVFDAEARELPADTDPAWLARTTELIERRHAALRKALAEDQWFDPIVLQLDGTEEPDPDPAFATLPDYSKPLVPFASGFVTALNTFPNGLLSMTDEAIELAMDRVARHLPCSDDDERAAMAELDAEHPLKTLDQAVEDMVLAVVEIDSLTESERYRVEPVRHETPKLGRNDPCHCGSGKKFKACHGAT